From the genome of Aricia agestis chromosome 9, ilAriAges1.1, whole genome shotgun sequence, one region includes:
- the LOC121730250 gene encoding 5'-deoxynucleotidase HDDC2 yields the protein MVLPVQNQKILEFLELVGRLKHVKRTGWIKCDIDDCESIAGHMYRMGMMTFLLTEENNPTKLDRFKCLQIALVHDLAECIVGDITPHCGVSPEEKHRREDEAMKTIAELTGIAGDRMYELYKEYENQSSPEANFAKDLDRYDMILQAFEYEKRENAPKKLEEFFTATYGKFKHPFIQGLAEELYRQRKEHINSAVNGD from the exons ATGGTTTTACCAGTACAGAACCAAAAAATccttgaatttttagaacttgTTGGTCGTTTGAAA CACGTCAAAAGAACAGGTTGGATCAAATGCGACATTGATGACTGTGAGTCTATCGCTGGTCATATGTACCGTATGGGAATGATGACCTTCTTATTAACGGAAGAGAACAACCCTACTAAGCTAGATAGATTCAAATGCTTACAAATAG cCTTAGTCCATGACCTAGCAGAATGTATTGTTGGAGACATAACTCCTCACTGTGGAGTTTCACCTGAGGAGAAACACAGGCGAGAAGATGAAGCCATGAAAACTATTGCAGAACTCACTGGTATAGCTGGAGATAGGATGTATGAGTTATAtaag GAATATGAAAATCAAAGCTCACCAGAGGCTAATTTTGCCAAGGACTTGGATCGTTACGATATGATTCTCCAAGCTTTTGAGTATGAGAAGCGCGAGAACGCACCTAAGAAGTTGGAGGAGTTCTTTACAGCGACATATGGTAAATTCAAACACCCATTTATTCAAGGGTTAGCCGAGGAGCTGTACAGGCAGAGAAAGGAGCATATAAACTCTGCCGTAAACGGTGATTAA
- the LOC121730251 gene encoding putative SERF-like protein: MTRGNQRDLARAKNQKKQQEMQKKKNASEKTGLSLQERKHRDAELMREKQKKKEEQQALQPQKQRA, translated from the exons ATGACCC gtGGAAACCAGAGAGACTTAGCTCGTGCAAAAAACCAGAAGAAACAACAGGAAATGCAAAAAAAGAAGAACGCCAGTGAAAAAACTGGTCTTTCACTGCAAGAGAGGAAACACAG GGATGCCGAGTTAATGAGAGAAAaacagaagaaaaaagaagagcaGCAAGCGTTACAACCTCAGAAACAACGAGCATAA